From a single Methylacidiphilum kamchatkense Kam1 genomic region:
- a CDS encoding dihydrolipoyl dehydrogenase family protein codes for MKGSYQLAIIGAGTAGFAAASIAAKQGIKVALIEGGEKIGGLCILKGCMPSKTLIESSRRFWDLQQAKFFGLKVEAISADMQQIQWRKRKLVETFAKYREEEILSLPVDFIRAQASFKSSNELEIIGRDGEKQLLYANVIIITTGSIIDPLPIPGLMESGFLTSDSALELEHLPESITVLGGGPVACEFAQFFSRLGCKTTIIQRSPRLLKQFDPEVSQCLKDCFTAEGITVFSDTQIEAVSTVNGLKKVSFFFKGKKKEVFSKEIFYALGRRPNLKYLGLEKIGIHTDFQSLEVNDKMQTSIPHIFAAGDATGNFGIVHIAREEGEIAAKNALEILAGKEPSHVISRRLTMEVVFTDPETAMVGLLPRNGETINAKYFFQDHGKAIIEGKEQGFVKIYAEPSTGEILCGAIIGPHASELIHIVSTCMYFRGKVEDLLHMPFYHPTLSEILGYPAEEIFYVLQKRKEMNQSVV; via the coding sequence ATGAAGGGATCATACCAGTTGGCCATCATCGGTGCAGGAACCGCGGGTTTTGCTGCTGCTTCTATAGCCGCAAAACAGGGAATCAAAGTCGCCCTGATCGAAGGAGGAGAAAAGATTGGGGGTCTTTGCATCCTCAAAGGCTGTATGCCTTCAAAAACATTAATAGAATCAAGTCGAAGATTTTGGGATTTGCAACAAGCCAAATTTTTTGGATTGAAAGTAGAGGCTATTTCAGCGGATATGCAGCAGATTCAATGGAGAAAAAGAAAACTCGTCGAGACGTTTGCTAAATATAGAGAAGAAGAGATCCTTTCATTGCCAGTAGACTTCATTCGAGCCCAAGCTTCTTTCAAGAGCTCAAACGAATTGGAAATAATAGGAAGAGATGGGGAAAAGCAACTCCTCTATGCAAATGTTATCATCATAACGACTGGCTCAATCATTGATCCACTGCCCATTCCAGGCTTAATGGAGTCTGGATTCCTTACAAGTGATTCAGCACTTGAACTGGAGCATTTGCCAGAAAGCATAACCGTTTTGGGCGGTGGACCTGTTGCTTGTGAATTTGCCCAATTTTTTTCTCGACTCGGTTGCAAAACGACAATCATTCAAAGAAGCCCTAGGCTTTTGAAACAATTTGATCCAGAAGTTTCCCAATGCCTCAAGGATTGTTTCACAGCCGAGGGCATTACTGTTTTTAGCGATACTCAAATTGAAGCGGTCTCTACTGTAAATGGGTTGAAAAAAGTTTCTTTCTTTTTTAAAGGAAAAAAGAAGGAAGTTTTCTCTAAAGAAATTTTCTATGCGCTTGGAAGAAGGCCGAACCTAAAATACCTTGGATTAGAAAAGATAGGGATTCATACTGATTTTCAATCGCTTGAGGTCAATGATAAAATGCAGACTTCCATCCCCCATATTTTTGCCGCAGGGGATGCTACGGGCAATTTTGGAATCGTGCACATTGCCAGAGAAGAAGGAGAAATTGCAGCTAAAAACGCTCTTGAAATCCTTGCGGGTAAAGAACCTTCCCATGTCATTTCAAGACGTTTGACAATGGAAGTTGTTTTTACTGATCCAGAAACAGCAATGGTAGGTCTTTTACCTCGAAATGGTGAAACAATAAACGCTAAGTATTTTTTCCAAGATCATGGAAAAGCCATTATCGAAGGGAAAGAACAAGGGTTTGTGAAAATCTATGCTGAGCCTTCCACTGGAGAAATTCTTTGCGGTGCCATTATAGGTCCTCATGCTTCAGAGTTGATTCATATAGTAAGTACGTGCATGTATTTTAGAGGGAAAGTTGAGGATCTTTTGCATATGCCTTTTTATCATCCTACCCTTTCCGAAATCTTGGGATACCCAGCCGAAGAAATCTTTTATGTGCTCCAGAAGCGAAAAGAAATGAACCAATCTGTTGTTTAA
- a CDS encoding metal ABC transporter permease has protein sequence MEILSFDFLRRSLLGAALAGPTCALLGIITTSRGQAFFSDSLSHASIAGYGLGLLIELFAFRYFNLSFPENFLSAFLFLYCLGISLCFAYFLNKSKLESDTLLSIIFTGSVAIGILLLTKFVRYPLIESLLFGDINASSWTDIGLLGMVAVVTFSFLLFNMPALLLTMIDENMAISEGVEVKKLNYWTVLLIGGVVALSLKLLGALLVSAMIVIPAASGKMWAWNFRSLLLISLVNGFLGAVGGVVLSYYMDAMTGPTIVGCDIFLLLLALLFKNLFKKKNLKTIRNS, from the coding sequence ATGGAAATTCTTTCTTTTGATTTTTTAAGGCGTTCTTTACTAGGGGCGGCTCTAGCCGGGCCAACCTGTGCTCTTTTAGGAATTATCACAACTTCTCGCGGACAAGCCTTCTTCAGTGATTCTCTCTCCCATGCTTCCATCGCAGGCTATGGTTTGGGGCTGCTTATTGAACTATTTGCTTTTAGATACTTCAACCTGAGTTTCCCTGAGAATTTCCTCTCCGCTTTTCTTTTTCTCTATTGTCTTGGAATCTCTCTTTGTTTTGCTTATTTTTTGAATAAATCCAAACTGGAATCGGATACTCTACTTTCGATCATTTTTACAGGAAGTGTAGCCATTGGCATTCTTCTATTAACTAAATTTGTTCGCTATCCTTTGATCGAATCCCTGCTTTTTGGAGACATCAATGCAAGTTCTTGGACCGATATTGGTCTTCTGGGAATGGTTGCTGTGGTGACCTTTTCTTTCCTTCTATTTAATATGCCTGCTCTTTTGCTTACCATGATCGATGAAAATATGGCGATAAGCGAAGGGGTCGAAGTCAAAAAACTTAACTATTGGACGGTGCTGCTAATTGGAGGAGTGGTTGCTTTGAGCCTTAAACTGCTTGGAGCACTCCTAGTAAGTGCAATGATCGTTATTCCAGCAGCATCGGGAAAAATGTGGGCATGGAATTTCCGTTCTCTTTTGTTGATTTCCCTAGTCAATGGGTTTTTAGGGGCTGTTGGAGGGGTCGTTCTTTCCTATTATATGGATGCGATGACAGGTCCAACCATTGTGGGATGTGATATTTTTTTGTTACTCTTGGCTCTATTGTTTAAAAATCTCTTTAAGAAAAAAAACTTAAAAACTATACGGAATAGTTAG
- a CDS encoding LOG family protein, giving the protein MTEKKSFVYSSGKPEIDKKIEELLQAAGVIENRREYFEMIATVLRFSFQNTPYADVRLVNQSLKEIRYAESIFQPYRSFKKVTIFGSARIKPQTPEWLSAKDFAKIMVESGFMVITGGGEGIMEAAQFGAGKDKSFGLNIRLPFEQKPNEVIDGDPKLISFRYFFNRKLHFVKESHAIALFPGGFGTMDECFETLTLLQTGKAPLVPFVFIDVPGGTYWKNFVDFLSNNLLKRGLISAEDFNLFLVTEDIHEAKKEILSFYHNFHSYRFVGDNLVLRIFRIPPTEALESIREDFSDIILKPNAFSLSSALPQESNEPEIAHLPRIVFPFDKRSYGRLRLLINRLNLF; this is encoded by the coding sequence GTGACAGAAAAAAAAAGCTTTGTATACAGTTCAGGTAAACCGGAAATCGACAAAAAAATAGAGGAGTTGCTCCAAGCTGCAGGAGTCATAGAAAACCGTCGTGAATATTTCGAAATGATCGCTACTGTGCTTCGCTTTTCATTCCAAAACACTCCTTATGCTGACGTCCGTCTTGTCAATCAATCCTTAAAAGAAATTCGATATGCGGAGTCAATTTTTCAACCTTATCGCTCTTTTAAAAAAGTCACCATTTTTGGTTCAGCCCGCATCAAACCGCAAACCCCTGAGTGGCTCAGTGCAAAAGATTTTGCAAAAATCATGGTAGAGAGCGGCTTTATGGTTATCACTGGAGGTGGAGAAGGGATCATGGAAGCAGCTCAATTTGGAGCCGGTAAGGATAAAAGTTTCGGGCTTAACATTCGTTTACCCTTCGAACAAAAACCCAACGAAGTGATCGATGGTGATCCGAAACTCATTAGTTTTAGATATTTCTTTAACCGAAAGCTGCATTTTGTCAAAGAATCCCATGCCATCGCCCTGTTCCCCGGTGGGTTTGGAACTATGGATGAATGTTTTGAAACTCTTACTCTTCTGCAAACAGGAAAGGCTCCTCTTGTCCCTTTTGTGTTTATTGATGTCCCCGGAGGGACCTATTGGAAAAACTTTGTCGACTTTCTTTCAAATAATCTCTTGAAAAGAGGACTTATATCTGCAGAAGATTTTAATTTATTCTTGGTCACTGAAGACATACATGAAGCCAAAAAAGAAATCCTCTCTTTTTATCATAACTTTCATTCTTATCGGTTTGTTGGGGATAATCTAGTCTTGCGTATCTTCAGAATCCCTCCAACAGAAGCTCTTGAGTCGATCCGAGAAGATTTTTCTGACATCATTTTAAAACCAAATGCTTTTTCTTTGTCTTCTGCCTTACCACAGGAATCAAATGAACCGGAAATAGCCCATCTTCCCAGAATCGTTTTCCCATTTGACAAACGATCCTATGGCAGATTGAGATTATTGATTAATCGATTGAATTTGTTTTGA
- a CDS encoding enoyl-ACP reductase FabI has translation MNYKPLLGKNALVFGVANKWSIAWAVAKTWHEAGANLIVGYQGERLKKPVEALLSELPPSPPSFAFPCDVSNEQEIKSFFSQAVKHFPKIDLLLHSIAFAPKEALEKNFYETTREDFLKTFEISVYSFIALAREAKTLFRDGGSILTLSYYGSEKVISNYKIMGPAKSALESSVRYLAYEFGKDQIRVNAVSPGPINTLAARGISGFTKFLKECETKSPLKRNVEAKEVASVALFLASDESRAITGQTIYVDCGYSILGF, from the coding sequence ATGAATTATAAGCCTCTATTAGGAAAAAATGCACTTGTCTTTGGTGTTGCTAATAAATGGAGCATCGCCTGGGCCGTTGCCAAAACCTGGCATGAGGCCGGAGCCAACTTGATCGTTGGATACCAAGGAGAAAGACTAAAGAAACCAGTGGAAGCTCTCCTTTCTGAACTCCCTCCTAGTCCTCCTTCTTTTGCTTTTCCCTGTGATGTCAGTAATGAACAAGAAATCAAATCTTTCTTTTCGCAGGCTGTAAAACATTTTCCTAAAATCGATCTCTTACTCCACTCTATCGCTTTTGCTCCAAAAGAAGCGCTAGAAAAAAACTTCTATGAGACCACTCGAGAAGATTTTTTAAAAACTTTTGAAATCAGTGTTTATTCTTTTATAGCCTTAGCAAGGGAAGCCAAAACCTTATTCAGAGATGGAGGCAGTATTCTGACTTTATCCTATTATGGTTCGGAAAAAGTTATATCAAATTACAAGATTATGGGGCCCGCAAAATCGGCTCTTGAATCCTCCGTGAGGTATCTGGCCTATGAGTTTGGCAAAGATCAGATACGGGTCAATGCTGTAAGTCCTGGGCCAATAAACACATTAGCTGCAAGAGGAATCAGCGGATTTACAAAGTTTTTAAAAGAATGTGAAACTAAATCTCCATTGAAAAGAAATGTAGAAGCCAAAGAAGTGGCATCGGTTGCTTTATTTTTAGCATCAGATGAATCCAGAGCCATTACAGGACAAACGATTTACGTTGACTGTGGATACTCTATCCTTGGATTCTAA
- a CDS encoding MBL fold metallo-hydrolase produces the protein MIPLEDNYIDVIGKAQRGLNISDEELAKRAAVPFEKLQKVKEGVLDEEVLARIAPVLGLGKKALLDLAKGLYYPKDQGVIPGFFHFNTRWEDMTVNNYLLWDTTTKEAAAFDTGGNCTEMLDAIKVHGLRVKFILLTHTHADHIAELGRLKRAVEAPAYCCQLETIPGAEPFSPGKTFQLGSLSISSFLTNGHSPGGVSYYVTGGKRNLVIVGDSLFAGSMGGGNYSYTEALKNNREKILTLPDDTIICPGHGPLTTVGEEKVHNPFFAFN, from the coding sequence ATGATTCCACTGGAAGACAACTATATCGATGTGATTGGGAAAGCGCAGAGAGGGCTAAACATCAGTGACGAAGAGCTAGCAAAAAGGGCGGCTGTGCCTTTCGAAAAACTCCAGAAGGTGAAAGAAGGAGTGTTGGATGAGGAGGTTTTAGCAAGAATTGCTCCAGTGCTTGGTCTTGGGAAGAAGGCGCTTTTGGATCTAGCTAAAGGGTTATATTACCCAAAAGATCAAGGGGTTATTCCTGGCTTCTTTCACTTTAATACGAGATGGGAAGATATGACTGTTAATAATTATCTTTTATGGGATACGACGACAAAAGAGGCCGCGGCTTTTGATACGGGAGGCAATTGCACCGAAATGCTTGATGCGATTAAAGTCCATGGGTTGCGCGTAAAATTCATTTTGTTGACGCATACGCATGCTGATCACATCGCTGAGCTAGGAAGGTTGAAACGGGCTGTAGAGGCTCCTGCTTATTGCTGTCAACTTGAAACTATTCCTGGAGCCGAGCCGTTCTCTCCAGGCAAGACCTTTCAATTAGGTAGTTTGTCCATTAGCTCTTTTCTTACTAATGGTCATTCCCCCGGAGGGGTTTCTTACTATGTTACTGGAGGCAAGAGAAATCTAGTCATTGTGGGTGATTCGTTATTTGCTGGCTCGATGGGAGGTGGTAATTATTCCTACACAGAGGCCTTAAAGAACAACCGAGAAAAAATTTTAACCCTGCCTGACGACACGATTATATGTCCTGGTCATGGGCCTTTGACAACGGTAGGTGAAGAAAAAGTTCATAATCCTTTTTTTGCTTTCAATTGA
- a CDS encoding biotin--[acetyl-CoA-carboxylase] ligase: protein MSWKLPNASLSRMILPSCAPSSTEFQLLKRLLANRNCKLAFRDLLAAVQSDEKEVWESLCRLQEQGFVINCSPVVGISLEDPLPDILHPVELQILLERREFHIRWKPEIFQVIGSTNDEVIKQAKRGAKEGLVVVSDRQLKGRGRQGRSWESFLPLGLYMTALLRPKWPVANPQQLAILSSLSAAEALFQMGLKTVAIKWPNDIVVGAKKLGGILIEIDRDEGGNWFAAIGIGINLNQHTIHFSESLQAKATSFYLETGKKVRRVELLIEILSQLDRNSQRSFGAIKSLWEKRMVQWNEKVVFEANGQKMVGRMIGIDETGCLLIESESGSIQKIFSI from the coding sequence TTGAGCTGGAAATTGCCTAACGCTTCGTTGAGTCGAATGATATTGCCTTCTTGCGCTCCTTCTTCCACCGAATTCCAACTATTAAAACGGCTGCTTGCCAATAGGAATTGCAAGCTTGCTTTCCGTGATCTATTAGCAGCAGTTCAATCAGATGAAAAGGAAGTGTGGGAAAGTCTTTGCAGGTTGCAAGAACAAGGGTTTGTCATTAATTGCTCTCCTGTAGTGGGGATATCTCTTGAGGATCCTTTACCAGATATCCTCCATCCGGTAGAACTCCAGATTCTGTTGGAAAGGCGGGAGTTTCACATCCGTTGGAAACCAGAAATTTTCCAAGTAATTGGTTCGACAAATGACGAAGTAATTAAGCAGGCAAAGAGAGGGGCTAAGGAAGGGCTTGTTGTCGTCTCTGATAGACAACTGAAGGGAAGAGGAAGACAAGGTCGATCATGGGAATCTTTCCTTCCCTTAGGTCTTTATATGACAGCGCTATTGCGACCAAAGTGGCCAGTAGCCAATCCTCAACAATTGGCTATCTTAAGCTCTCTTTCTGCGGCGGAAGCCTTATTTCAAATGGGTTTGAAAACTGTGGCTATTAAATGGCCTAATGATATCGTTGTTGGTGCTAAAAAGCTTGGAGGAATACTGATAGAAATCGATCGGGATGAAGGTGGAAATTGGTTTGCTGCAATAGGCATTGGAATTAACCTGAATCAACACACAATCCACTTTTCAGAATCCTTGCAAGCAAAAGCCACCTCCTTTTACTTGGAGACAGGGAAAAAGGTGCGGAGAGTGGAGCTTTTGATTGAAATCCTCAGTCAACTAGATCGGAATTCGCAGCGATCTTTTGGCGCAATCAAGTCATTGTGGGAAAAAAGAATGGTGCAGTGGAATGAGAAGGTTGTTTTCGAAGCAAATGGTCAAAAAATGGTAGGACGAATGATAGGTATTGATGAAACAGGTTGTTTGCTTATTGAGAGTGAAAGTGGAAGCATCCAGAAAATTTTTTCAATTTGA
- a CDS encoding HAD family hydrolase — MPKTKHIILWDIDGTLIHSSGSGVRAIFRTINELYNIEVHPKELDYRGRTDLMIAKQILNRCQVPWTPENLSIYRNHYLKVLREELTSQDTGKLCPGILDILQTISTISSVKMGLLTGNFRKAAQIKLSYYRVWTYFSFGLFGDLHESRNYLASMAAELVMAMFGQVIEKKNFWVVGDTPHDVLCAKFAGFTSIAVATGGFSKEELDQYKPDYSFKDLACVKDFFSLFTD; from the coding sequence ATGCCAAAAACAAAGCATATCATTCTATGGGATATCGATGGCACTCTTATCCATTCTAGTGGTAGCGGAGTAAGAGCCATTTTTCGGACTATCAATGAACTGTATAATATAGAGGTGCATCCCAAAGAACTAGACTATCGGGGAAGAACAGATCTCATGATCGCAAAACAAATTTTGAATAGATGCCAGGTGCCATGGACCCCTGAAAACCTTTCCATTTACAGAAATCATTATTTGAAAGTTCTCCGGGAAGAACTTACTAGTCAGGATACAGGGAAGCTTTGTCCAGGAATATTAGATATTTTGCAAACAATAAGTACTATCTCTTCTGTCAAAATGGGGCTTTTGACAGGTAATTTCAGAAAAGCTGCTCAGATCAAACTTTCCTATTATAGGGTATGGACCTATTTCTCTTTTGGGCTGTTCGGTGATCTTCATGAATCAAGAAATTATTTAGCCAGTATGGCTGCTGAGCTTGTTATGGCAATGTTCGGTCAAGTCATTGAAAAAAAGAATTTTTGGGTAGTGGGAGACACTCCCCATGATGTTCTTTGCGCTAAATTTGCAGGTTTTACTTCGATTGCTGTGGCTACTGGAGGCTTCAGCAAGGAGGAGCTTGACCAATACAAACCTGATTACTCTTTTAAAGACCTTGCTTGTGTAAAAGATTTTTTCTCTCTGTTTACCGATTAG
- a CDS encoding metal ABC transporter ATP-binding protein — MEKSRIKAPESVSFFPSQQKLLLKADSVTIVYTEESAVEDVSMEIERGKIVALIGPNGAGKTTLLKCFAEIIQPKKGSIWRRPGLVIGYLPQRPSIPRYLPVTVEEFISLRLGNYQLLNGFFGGKERKEKIAELLKCFKAEDLLERRLQELSGGEMQKVMVASTLAKNPDLLLLDEPLTGIDATGGIEFDQLLHELKEKKEIGTVLVSHDLQLVSHIADWIFFLNHRVLAQGKPSDVLQEEKLAAVYNLIHGR, encoded by the coding sequence ATGGAAAAGAGCAGAATTAAAGCCCCTGAGTCAGTTTCTTTCTTCCCTAGCCAACAAAAGCTTCTTTTAAAGGCTGACTCCGTTACGATTGTTTATACAGAAGAATCGGCCGTTGAGGATGTCAGCATGGAAATAGAAAGAGGAAAGATTGTGGCTCTCATTGGCCCGAATGGGGCAGGGAAGACAACACTACTGAAATGTTTTGCTGAGATCATTCAACCCAAAAAGGGGAGCATTTGGCGCCGGCCTGGGCTCGTCATTGGTTATTTGCCTCAAAGACCATCTATTCCGCGGTATCTGCCGGTAACGGTTGAAGAGTTTATATCGCTGAGGCTTGGAAACTATCAATTGCTTAATGGATTTTTTGGAGGAAAAGAAAGGAAAGAGAAGATCGCTGAGCTTTTGAAATGCTTTAAGGCTGAAGATTTACTCGAAAGAAGACTACAAGAGCTTTCGGGAGGAGAAATGCAAAAGGTAATGGTTGCTTCTACCCTGGCAAAAAATCCTGACTTGCTCCTATTAGATGAACCGTTAACTGGAATAGATGCAACTGGTGGCATCGAATTTGATCAACTACTTCATGAGCTTAAAGAAAAAAAAGAAATAGGCACAGTGCTTGTGAGTCATGATTTACAACTGGTCTCGCATATAGCCGATTGGATCTTTTTTTTGAACCATCGGGTTCTTGCCCAAGGTAAACCTTCCGATGTACTCCAGGAAGAAAAACTTGCCGCTGTATACAATCTTATTCATGGCAGATAG
- a CDS encoding UDP-N-acetylglucosamine--LPS N-acetylglucosamine transferase: MKRILILTAGFGEGHNTAARNIQEAIEHLEPDEAIVDRIDLFDTCYGKFSDLLRQGYLTAINRAPLIWRGIYSIFDRTSFIEDVLVAFAKMKQALDWLLREMQPDVVLSTYPFYNFLIEEIFKDGKEKNFVQITVITDSITVNSFWYRSWSDYFVVPNKDTASILKSAGIAEERILEFGFPVQLEFLEYAQNSMPLEPLQQPKILYIINSGRKKASKIIDQLLSRKNWEATIVVGKDEKLFCNIADHVKGFEERIKVLGWTDKIPELLLSHHVVISKAGGATVQEAIAACCPMIIPQVVPGQEEGNYEFLRRYEVACFAEKPSDIGSALDFLFENEAKHWKKLKNNLKKISKPDSSLKIAQFVLEQSVLEIASSRVFPFPGKRLENIHFSVTQAKSSQALLCDFHIHSTYSDGRLSIGEIVDFYGQRGFDCICVTDHLVDRKRLIGKFCELTGLVLTPTKVGEYFETIEKEKKRAWKKYEMILFCGIEFNKDGYSPKTSAHLLGIDLKSPIDPCLSLKDIIAEIHKQNGLAVASHPHIFQSVWGPNTLFLWENQEEYAPLLDAWEVANRYDLFSPIGLKKLPFIANSDFHKPKHIHSWKTILHCAKDADEIKECIRSNRNVAITLYRDHKFGTIFQKKDIELEIA, from the coding sequence ATGAAACGAATACTTATTTTGACGGCTGGTTTTGGAGAAGGTCATAATACTGCGGCACGGAATATACAGGAAGCCATTGAACATCTGGAGCCGGACGAGGCGATTGTTGATCGGATTGATCTTTTTGATACCTGTTATGGCAAGTTCAGCGATCTGTTGCGACAAGGCTATCTAACAGCCATTAATCGTGCCCCATTAATTTGGAGAGGGATTTATTCCATCTTTGATCGTACGAGTTTTATAGAAGACGTACTGGTGGCTTTTGCCAAAATGAAGCAGGCCTTGGACTGGTTGCTGAGAGAAATGCAACCTGACGTCGTGCTGTCGACATATCCTTTCTATAATTTTCTGATAGAAGAGATCTTTAAGGACGGGAAGGAAAAAAACTTTGTTCAAATAACCGTCATCACTGATTCAATCACCGTCAATTCTTTTTGGTATAGGAGTTGGAGCGATTATTTTGTAGTGCCTAATAAAGATACGGCTAGCATTTTAAAATCAGCAGGCATAGCTGAGGAGAGGATTCTTGAATTTGGTTTTCCTGTCCAACTTGAATTTTTGGAGTATGCTCAAAACTCCATGCCTTTAGAACCCCTACAACAGCCCAAGATTTTATATATAATCAATTCGGGAAGGAAAAAAGCATCAAAAATTATTGATCAACTCTTATCCAGGAAGAATTGGGAAGCAACGATCGTTGTGGGAAAAGACGAAAAGCTCTTTTGCAATATTGCTGATCATGTTAAAGGCTTTGAAGAACGGATTAAAGTTTTGGGATGGACAGATAAAATTCCCGAGCTTTTGCTCAGTCATCATGTGGTTATTAGCAAAGCAGGTGGTGCTACGGTGCAGGAAGCTATCGCAGCTTGTTGCCCAATGATTATTCCACAAGTTGTTCCTGGTCAAGAAGAAGGAAATTATGAATTTTTACGGAGATACGAAGTGGCTTGTTTTGCTGAAAAGCCATCGGATATCGGATCAGCCCTGGACTTTTTATTTGAAAACGAGGCTAAGCATTGGAAAAAATTAAAGAATAATCTTAAAAAAATTAGCAAGCCAGACAGCTCTCTTAAAATAGCTCAGTTTGTCCTAGAACAATCTGTTTTGGAAATAGCTTCTTCGAGGGTTTTCCCTTTTCCTGGGAAAAGGCTTGAAAATATCCATTTTTCGGTGACCCAAGCGAAAAGCTCTCAAGCGTTACTGTGCGATTTTCATATTCATTCCACTTATTCTGATGGGAGGTTATCCATAGGAGAGATCGTGGATTTTTATGGACAGCGCGGTTTTGATTGTATCTGTGTGACCGATCATCTGGTTGATAGAAAAAGATTGATCGGTAAGTTCTGCGAACTCACTGGGCTTGTATTGACACCGACTAAAGTCGGAGAGTATTTCGAAACGATAGAGAAAGAAAAGAAAAGAGCATGGAAAAAATATGAAATGATTCTCTTCTGCGGAATAGAATTTAACAAAGACGGATATAGTCCAAAAACCTCTGCGCATCTACTGGGGATCGATCTTAAAAGCCCAATTGATCCATGCCTTTCGTTAAAGGACATTATTGCTGAGATCCATAAACAAAACGGCCTTGCTGTTGCCTCTCATCCACACATTTTCCAAAGTGTTTGGGGGCCGAACACTCTATTTTTATGGGAAAATCAGGAAGAATATGCTCCATTGCTTGATGCCTGGGAGGTGGCAAATCGGTATGATCTATTTTCTCCCATAGGCTTAAAAAAACTGCCTTTTATTGCCAACAGTGATTTTCATAAGCCAAAGCACATCCATTCCTGGAAAACAATCCTCCATTGTGCAAAAGACGCGGATGAAATCAAAGAATGTATTCGTTCCAATAGGAATGTTGCCATAACCCTTTACCGGGATCACAAGTTCGGCACGATCTTTCAAAAGAAGGATATTGAGCTGGAAATTGCCTAA
- a CDS encoding HAD family hydrolase: MKKIQTVFLDWSGTLANDLPFVLKASNFIFGLYGKPKLSIEEFKETFFLPLKEFYKSYLPEVSFMEMNEHYHAIFQLFQVKIPLLPYALEFLEFCQKKQYQVILLSTIHQGHFIKQAKRLGIEQYFDRIYTEIDDKRIAIKQIIEKEKIDPQSTIFFGDMVHDIEAAHAGGILSAAVLTGYNSKKKLLLANPSFLFENLKEAMDRLESL, from the coding sequence ATGAAAAAAATTCAAACTGTGTTTTTGGATTGGTCGGGCACCCTTGCTAATGACTTGCCCTTTGTCTTGAAAGCCTCGAATTTTATATTTGGCTTATACGGAAAGCCTAAACTTTCGATTGAAGAATTCAAAGAAACGTTTTTTTTACCACTCAAGGAATTCTATAAGAGTTATTTACCAGAAGTTTCTTTCATGGAGATGAACGAACATTACCATGCGATCTTTCAACTGTTTCAGGTTAAAATTCCACTATTGCCCTATGCCCTTGAATTTTTAGAATTTTGTCAAAAGAAGCAATACCAAGTAATCCTTTTAAGCACTATCCATCAGGGTCATTTTATAAAACAAGCCAAGCGGTTAGGGATCGAACAATACTTTGACCGCATTTATACAGAAATTGATGACAAGAGAATTGCTATCAAACAGATCATCGAAAAAGAAAAGATCGATCCTCAAAGTACGATATTTTTTGGAGACATGGTTCATGATATCGAAGCGGCCCATGCTGGCGGCATTCTCTCTGCAGCAGTGTTGACTGGTTACAACTCCAAAAAAAAACTGTTGTTGGCCAATCCTTCTTTTCTGTTTGAAAATCTAAAAGAGGCGATGGATAGATTAGAAAGCCTCTAA